The window TTCCGTGGCTCAATCTCAGGGAGTGGTAGATCGAGAATATGCTAGATAGCCTAGATAGCATTGATACTACATCGACAGCTTAGGCTAAATACACTACTTGGAGCTAAGATCTCCATAGTAGAATTGCCTAGGACATTATAGTGATTAGAGCCTATGGTTAGGTTCAGGGTTCTATTGTTTGTATTGTTTACAAATATGCTTGATTGGTTAGGATCTAACTCGATTTGATAGGAATTTAGCACTTGATTATTAGGGCTAAGGCTAGAGAGATTGAAGTTGTTTGGCCTAGGTTGCAAAATGGGCAGTAATGGTTCAATTGGCTCGATGGGTAAGAGGGGATTTGAAGTAGTAGGGATTGTAATGTTATCTATCTCGGATGAATTGTTGGAACTGGATCCAGGAAAGTTATTGACTGATGTAGTGACTTCTTCAGGTTGAATTTGGATAGCCGAAGTGTCTTCGGGGTTTTCTGCTTGGTCATCTTGACTGTTAGCTAGGGTTGAATTATTTGAATTGGTATCAGATGTAGTGACTTCTTCAGGTTGAATTTGGATAGCCGAAGTGTCTTCGGGGTTTTCTGCTTGGTCATCTTGACTGTTAGCTAGGGTTGAATTATTTGAATTGGTATCAGAAGCAAGGGCGGTTTGGTTAATGGATCTGGAATCATTTGTCTTCTCAATTTTGACAAAATTGGGTAGATCAGCTAGATCAAAACGCAATTTGATCGGACTCCTGATTGCTAGATCTAAGCTAGTTCCCAGTATCAATAATAATGCTATATGCAATATGAACTTTCGTTTTGTAAATGTTTTGCTTGACAACTTCAAGTTGACCTCCTTTTATTCAATTCCTCTTAAGACTATTATAGGGTATTTTAGATGAATTTACTAGCGGCCGTAATCTCTCACATGTCGCGGACAGTCCGTAGTATCTATAATCTAGTAAGGCAACAAAAGTCGCGGACAGTCCGCGACAATTTAGGGCGCCAAAGAGGACTTGGTTGGTCATAAGATGATGGTTAATTTTTTAATAAAAAAGGGGAGGTCAAGGGTTGCTATTTTCTCCAAGTGGTTTATAATATATTTGTTCAATAAAAAGAGGAGGAGAGCAAGTGTCAGATGTTACAACAGGTCAGGTTTTGGGTGTCTCAACAGTATTGGGAGGAGCAGGAGCTGCAGTCACTAGCTTAGGAGGAAACGGGTCAGTTTTGGGGGATAGTGTGACTAGTGGGGTAGGTGTATTGCCCAATACCGGAGTTGCAATCGGGATTTTGATTGCAGTAGGTGTGGGTTTAGTCTTAGCTCTACTGACAGTTACTCGTTTACGTACCAAATCATCAGCAAAGTAATCTAATAGATTTAATTGTTTTGAGTTTGACTGGGGTATTCGATCTGATTGCTATGATCAATTTTATATTGGTCTTATTGGGTATTAGTGTATATAGCTATATATTTTTTGCAGCAATTTATTATAATCGATTGTATAAAAGTTTGATCAAAAATCAGGATGGACCAGATGAGGACAAACAAATAGAACAAACCAGTCAGTCAGAAATTAGTCCAGTGTTCTCAGATATTAGTACTAGCTCCAATTATTTACCTAGTATCACAATCATCATCCCTGCCTACAATGAAGAGAAGGTAATTATTCAGTGCTTAGAGAGTATTGCTAAAGTGGAGTATCAGGGGCTTAAGGTTGTTGTAGTGGATGATGGTTCGAGGGATCAGACAGCAAAACTAGTCCGTAATTTCATTGATCAGCATCGATTGTCTCCCAATCCATATAAGCTAGAATTCTATTTGCTCAACCAAGCTAATCAGGGGAAGGGTGCAGCGCTCAATAGTGTGATTTTTGATTATACTGATAGTGAGATAGTTGGGTGTCTAGACGCTGATAGTGAGATTGATCCTCGGGCAGTAACCAATGCGATCAGGCATTTTAACCTTGATAATTCAATTATTGCAGTTTCGAGCTATATTGATGTGATTAAAAAGCCGAGCTTGTTTTATTGGCTACAAAAGATTGAGTACCTCATAGCATTTGGCCTGAAGAAAGGGATAACTAGGGCAAATATGGATTATCTACTTCCTGGTCCGGGGTCATTTTTTGTTAGAGATAGTATTATCAAGATCGGAGGCTATGATCACGATACTATTACCGAAGATCTTGGATTGTCGTTGAAGATAGTTGACTCTGATCTAGAGAACAAGAAGCTGTATTTTGCTAGTGATGTGATTACTCGGACGGATCCGGTATCAAGTTGGCAGGATCTATATCGCCAAAGAAAGCGTTGGATTAGAGGATGGTTTCAAAATCTTTTAAGATATCGCAATTTGCTGCTAAGTACAAGCAAAAGGCATAGCTGGCAATTGACAGTATTTTATCTTCCCTATCTGGTAATTAGTCAGTTTTTTGGTGTATTCCAGATTAGTATTTTATTTGTAACAATTATGATTAGCTTGATTGCTGGTAATCCCTGGGTCTTAGTGCTGCAAATCATATCAATACAAGCATTGATATTTTATTTTATCTTTACCGATGCCAATATTCTGCCGAGTAAAGAGCGCTGGAAGTTAAGTCTTGGCTCATTTTCTGTGATCGGGATGTTGATGGGGCTGAATCTTTTGCAGGCTGGGATTACGATTGGTGAGTACGGAAGGCTACTTTGGAGTATAGTGAGGCCAGATGTCAAAGATTCTGGTAGTTGGCAACATGTTTCCCGGAGTTAGATTTTCTAAGCTTGTAAACCTTCTGTAGTACCGATCAATTCTCAGGATTATTGAAAGTACTTTTTTGTTCTGTTAACTAATTAACTAACCCTCCGAAGGGAGGGATAGAGCTTTTGTGAGAAAAAAACAGTCTTAATATTGAATAATCTCTATTTCGAATTCCCGTCATTAATTTATCACTTTCCGAGATCCTACTAACCCTTCTATTACGCCCTGAGCTCCCCCTTGTATCATCCCCCGAAACCCCATCTCTCTTTGTCATCCTCCAAAACTCGAAGGCTCCTCCTCTCGTCATCCTCCGAATTCCCAAGGGGAATTACGGGGGATCTATCTCTACTGAGATTTGGATAATCACTTAATGCTAATGCTGGATCTCCATAATTTCTTACAGAAAGTTGGAAGATGACGGAGTTGAAGGGAAGCTTTGGAAGATGACGAGAAGAAAATCAATGCAGAAAGGAGAGGTAGGTTAATAGAGCCTGAAGATGAGGAGATAGGTAAGTCTACCTACTATCAGATAGTAGGATGGGATTTTGATATCTACAGGATAGCCTCTGGCTGATTCTTTTGCATTATTTCTTCGAGTTCCTTAAATTGCGTTCAGAACGGAAGATGATTTTATTTGATAATTACGATATACTAGAAGTAGCGGCTGAGTAGCTCAGGTGGTTAGAGCACCAGATTCATAAACTGGAGGTCACAGGTTCAAATCCCGTCTCAGCTACCAGATATTAACAAGACAAGGAATAGGATGCAAAAATATAATCCAGTTGAGTTAGAAAAAAAATGGCAGAAAGTCTGGGAAGAGACAGGAATATATGCCACCCCGGATCAACCGAAGAAGCCTTACTATTGCCTGGTAATGTTTCCTTATCCAAGTGGAAATTTGCACGTAGGACACTGGTATAATTTTGCTCTAGCAGATAGCTTTGCTAGGTTTCAGAGAATGCAGGGTTATGATTTGCTGCATCCAATAGGGTTTGATGCTTTTGGATTACCTGCTGAAAATGCTGCTATTAAGCGAGGATTGGCGGCTGATCAGTGGACTACAGATAATATCAACCAGATGAAGCAACAGCTCAAATCAATTGGAGCCATTTATGACTGGGATCGTATGATAAATACATCAGATCCAGAATATTATCGTTGGACACAGTGGCTCTTCTTGCAGTTTTATAAGTCCGGTCAAGCATATCAGGCTGAGGCTTTGGTTAATTGGGATCCTGTAGATCAGACTGTGCTTGCCAACGAGCAGGTTATAGATGGTAGGGGTGAGCGATCAGGAGCCCTTGTGGAGAAAAAAAGACTCAAACAATGGTTCTTTAAGATCACGGACTATGCAGATGAATTACTTGATGAGTTAGACAATCTAGATTGGCATGACAATATCAAGCAAATGCAGCGCAATTGGATTGGCAAGAGTCAAGGTAGCCAATTTGGGTTCACTGTAGAGGGTAAAGAGCTAATGATCGAAGTCTTTACTACTAGGATCGATACTTTGGCAGGGGCAACATTTTTGGTCTTAGCTCCCGAACACGAATTAGTCGAAAGGATCATTGATGATCAGTACCGAGCAAAGATTAAGGATTATCAAAAACAAGTTGCCAGTATGACAAATCTAGATCGAATTCAGTCCGATAATAAGGATGGAGTATTTACGGGTGCTTATGCAATAAACCCCTTGACTGGTAAAAGAATGCCGATTTATATTGCGGAGTATGTCTTGCCAGAATATGGTACAGGGGCAATTATGGCCGTTCCTGGACATGATCAACGAGATCATCAATTTGCCACCAAGCATGGCCTAGAAATTATTGAAGTGATTGATTCTAATGGACTAGATTTAGTCGATCAAGCTTATGAGGGTGATGGTAAATTGATCAATTCAGGACAGTTTGATGAACTTAATCAAGAAGATGCCAAGTACCAGATTACTGAAGCTTTAGCTAAGACTAATCAATCAAAATTGGTAACAAACTACCGTTTGAAAGATTGGTTGATCTCTCGTCAAAGGTATTGGGGTTGTCCAATCCCAATTATTTATTGTGATTCTTGTGGAGTGGTACCAGTCCCCGAAGCCGATCTTCCTGTAGTCTTGCCACTAGAGCAGGAGTTTGATAACAAAATCGATTCACCCTTAAAGCGTCATCCCGAATATCTACAGCTAGAATGTCCAGAGTGTGGAGGGTCTCAGGCTAGGCGTGAAACAGATACTCTGGATACTTTTGTAGATTCTAGTTGGTATTTCTTGCGTTATGCTGATAATCACAATTCTGATAGAGCATTTGATATCAGCAAGGTTAATGCCTGGATGCCAGTAGATCATTATATAGGTGGAATTGAACATGCTGTGATGCACTTGCTTTATGCAAGATATTTCACTAAGGCTTTAGCAGACTTGAAACTGGTTGGCTTTCGTGAGCCTTTCAAGCGACTGACCAATCAGGGAACAATCCTAGGTCCAGATGGTCAAAAAATGAGCAAATCCAAGGGTAATGTTGTTGATCCTGATCAGTATGTTAGTCAGTATGGATCAGATAGCGTCCGAATATATTTGATGTTTTTGGGGCCTTTTAGCCAGGGTGGTCCCTGGGATGATTCAAGATTTGAGGGCATCACTAGGTTTTTGACCAGACTTTACAGCCTGGTAGTCGATCCTTATCGGGCAGGTGAGTTTGAATCAGATCAAGAGACAGAACTAGTGCAGAAACTGCATGCCACGATTAAAAAGCTCGGGGAGGATCTTGAAGAATTGAAGTTTAATACGGCTATCGCTAGTCTAATGGAGCTAGTAAATCTGATGCAGGATAAGAAAAATCAAGGTGTAATATCATCTGATATTTGGCATCAGAGTCTTAGATATTTGAGTTTGATCTTAGCACCGATCACTCCCCATTTAGCAGAAGAGTTTTGGCGACATCTAGGGGAAGAACAGAGTATCCACCTTCAATCTTGGCCAGCCTATGATCCTGACGTGATCGAGCAATCAGAGTTAATTATTCCAATCCAGATCAATGGTAAAAAACGTTCAGAGATATTGGTTACTCAAGGCTTAGATCGCGAAGAGGTGACTAAGCTTGTGCTTGATAATGCCCGAGTGCGACAGCTGCTTGAGGGCAGAGAACCAGACAAGATTATTGTGGTACCAGATAGAATTGTTAATATCGTGTTAGAATAGGGTGCTGTATAATTGTTATTTTTCGAATCTCTAAGAAGGAGTTTAGAAGGAGTCACTTTGAAGTAAGTTTTGGATTGAACTTTTTTCAAGTTAGTGATACAATAAATCAAAGGTAAAAGAAGAAGCAAAGAGAGGTAGTATATGGCTGTACCAAAAAAACAATCATCTAGGTCAAAGGTTCGAAGAAGACGCTCACACCAGGCAATTAAACCTGAGGGTTTGATCGTTGAGCCAAGAACAGGTCAGGCTGTACCTAGACGATTATTTAGGGCAATCAATCTAGGTCTAGTCAAGCTAAAAAAATAGCTTGTAGTCTGATAATGGCATCCAATCGACATTTAGCAAGAATTGTAGCAATGCAAGCATTGTTTGAGTTAGCTTTTGGTCTTGAGATTGGCTTGATTCAGGTAGGCGATCAATCTAGTATAAAATCAATCATTGACCGATCAATCGATGTCTACAAGATGTCAGTTAAGGATCAAGAATTTTGTAGAGATCTTTATTATGGTAGTATTGAGAATCTTGATGCACTCGATCAAATAATTGCTCCAGCTGCTCCAGAATGGCCAATTGGTCAAATATCCAAAGTAGATTTGGCGATCTTGAGACTTAGCGTTTTTGAGCTAACTACTTATGACCAGATCACTCCCTATAAGGTGATCATCAATGAAGCTGTAGAGGTAGCAAAGTCTTTTGGAGGAGAAAATTCTTCAAAATTTGTCAACGGGGTACTGGCTACAGTGTATAAAGAACAAATAGAATCTAAACAAGGGGAAGATTATGTCAAGACCGATTAGGGATAATAGACAAATGGGAAGGCGTTTGGCAAAACGCTTTAAGATTACAGCGATTAGGGAATATAGTTCAGGAGGATTTGTTTTTCGTCAAAATGGCCAGGGTGATATTGATCTATTATTGATTGAAGATAAGAGAGGGCGTTGGAGTATCCCCAAGGGGCATATTGATCCAGGAGAAACATCCGAAGAGACTGCCTTGCGAGAAATCAATGAAGAGACCAATTTAGAAAGTCTAAGGTTAATAGAATTAATGGACGAGATTTATTTTTTTTATAAGATAGAAGGTAGGTTTGTTCATATGACAGTTTTTGTCTATTTACTAGAAGCAATTAAAGGCTTTCAGGAACAGATCCAGGTAGAAGATCTAGAGTGGATCACGGAAGTCAAATGGTTTAGTGCCAAGGATGCCTACCACTTGATTGAATATCCAGATCTCAAGAGGTTGACTAAGCATGCTTACAAAAGAATTACAGGTAAGGAGTTGGTTGTCTAATGATTGACAAGCTCAAACAAGACCTCCATGGATTATTTGCTGATTTTGGCATCAAGATCAATAACCCAGACTTGATAATTAGGGCCTTTATCCATCGTAGTTATCTTAATGAGAATCGAGGTATAGATAGTGAGCATAATGAGCGCTTAGAATTTCTTGGTGATGCAGTATTGGAATTAGTGGTAACCGAATATCTGTATCGAAAATTCTCAAGGGATGAAGGAGTATTGACAAACTTGCGTTCAGCCTTAGTTAAGACTGAAACCTTATCTGAGACTGTCAAGGATCTAGGATTTTCTGATTATTTACTGGTCTCAAGAGGAGAATTAAAGTCGGGTGGTAGAGAAAGAACTAGCTTGCAGGCAAATCTTTACGAGGCAATTGTTGGAGCAATTTATTTAGATCAAGGTATTGATAAGGCTAGAGAATTCATTACTACTACTTTACTGAGCAAGCTTGATCAGATTTTATCTACCAAAGCCTATCTTGATCCAAAAAGTCATTTCCAGGAGCTCAGTCAGCAATATTTCAATATTACTCCTACATATCAGGTGCTGGATGAATCAGGACCAGATCATGATAAGTTATTTACGGTTGGTATTTTTGTTGGTGACCAAAAGTTTGGAGTGGGAGAGGGGACGAGTAAGCAGTCTGCCCAACAAACTGCAGCTGAAGACGGACTCAAAAACTTGCCAAAGCATAAACAATCATTTAAATTGTAATATAAGTAATTAAGAGAAAAGGAGAACAGTGAGTAACACAAAGTTAGATCCAAGGATTCAGGCAATCAAGACTCAGCATACTTTTTGCATGATTAAGCCAGATGGTGTTAAACGTGGGTTGTCTGGAGAAATTATTAGAAGGATTGAGACTGCTGGACTCAAAATAGTAGCACTCAAAATGATGACTGCTGATGAGGACATGATTCGTAAGCATTATCCAATGAGTGATCAGGCTTGGGTAGATCGTCTGGGGGATAAAGGGCTAGGGACTTTTGAGGAATATGATTTAGATCCAGTTGAATTTTTAGGTACTTCCGATAGGAGTCAAGTCGGGAGGCAAGTTGCAGAAACCTTGGTGGGCTATATGACTTCAGGACCTGTTGTCTGTATGGTTGTTGAAGGCGTACAGGCAATCGACATGATTAGAAAACTAGCAGGCCATACATTACCATTTAAGGCAGAAATGGGTACGATTAGGGGAGATTTTTCAGTCGATAGCCCAGGAGTAGCTAATGTTGAAGGGCGAGCTATCCATAATCTATTTCATGCTAGCGAGAACCCTACAGAGGCTGCAAATGAAGTAGCATTGTGGTTTAGTGAAGCAGATAAGCAGAAATATTTCCGTGTAGATGAATCTTTGATGTATTCAAAGCACTATTAATCAAATAGTATTTGGATCTATGCAGATTTGGGCAAGTAAAATCACTAAGATGCCGGTTTTTGATGTGTCTTTGGGTAAATATGTAGCCTGGACTAACGGTCTAATTTTTGACCCAAAGACGCTGAGGGTTAAGCTTTTTAAGATTCAGTCTCACAAAGATCAATTCTACCTGAGAGTGGAGGATATTGCTGAGATTATTGCCAAAAGGATTTTGATCAAAAGTCAGTCAGACATCTCTGAAATAGAAGATTTAATTCGTTACCAATCTTTGATCGAGCAAAGTTTGACCATGGTAGGACTTCCGGTGTTTGATGATACTGGCAAAAAGCATGGGGTCTGTAAAGACCTATTACTTGATAGCTGGGGTCTTGATCTTAGTGCCATTAGCCTCAAGCCTAGCTTGTTCAATCGTCTGCTGTATCGAGAGCGAAGAATTGATGCTTTGCAGATTAAGCAAATCCTTGATGGTAAAATTATTGTCTAAAATCGTACTTAACTTTCTAGTCCCCATTTTATTTCCGTTATTATCCGAGAAATCGCTAAACCTATATTCTCACCTTCCGAGACTCTGCTAACCCTTCTGCTATTCTCTGAGCCCACTGTAGCATCCCTCAAAACCCTCTCCTGCCCCGTCATCCCCCGTATTGTTCGCAAGGAAATACGGGGTTCCTGTTATTATTGAATTAGACAATGCAAAATACTAGATATCCCATAAATACCTGCGGGATTTTGGAATATGACGGAGTAGGGTCATCCTCTGAAACCCGAAGGGAATTATGAGGGAATCAATATTTTGTATTTGTATTTATATCCACCATACTCAGAGCTAATCTTCGGATATCCAGATATACTAGAAACAAATAATACAGATAATCCATCCCATGTAGTATCTTTTTAGATTGATATCGAAAGAAGTCCAGGATGACGAATTGCTTTTGTATTTGGGTTAGCTTAATGTATAATCATAACTAGTTTAATAAGAGCGAGAATGGAGGTATATGGGATTATTATTAGTTTTGATTATTTGGGGGTTGGTTGGACTAATTGGTTGGCGAGCTGTTTTCGAACGCTAATTTGATCGACTGATAACTGTAGCCACGCCTAAGGAGTTTTTGGTAGGTCGATGGGGTATTCTCTAGGTTGCGTAAATTAATCTGGGTGATTAGACTTTGCTCAATCCATATCTGCTCGATAGAATCAATCGCTAATTTGATTAATTCGGAGCTGAGACGTTTTTTGGTCAAGGCTTGTTTAAGCTGCAAAGGGGAACGGTGCCTGATCCTAATCGCTTCTTCTGTCCAGGCTAGAATGAGGGAGTTATCATCGACTAGCTTAGATTCGATTAAGGCATTGTGTACACCAGGGGTATAGTCAAGTTGATTTTTTTGGCAAAAGCTAATAATCTCAGATTCAAATCTTGGACTATAATTGATCCAAGTGACAATTTTGTCTAGTGTCTTCTTTTCCTCTGGGCTCATAGCTTGATAATATCACAGATTGCTTACAATTATCAGATGTGATAGGGTAGAAATTGGGAGACTTTGGTTGCCCTGGTAGCTCAGAGGAAGAGCGTCTCCGTCCTAAGGAGAGCGTCGGGGGTTCGATTCCCTCCCAGGGTACCAGCTAACTAATTGGGTATATGAGTATTTGTGATACTTGGCTTATTCCGATCAGGGCAGTAACTAAATTGCTCAGAGTATCTTATTTCATGACTACGTTTTGTTTTTATCTGAATCAGTGATAATTAGGATTGATGAAATCGATTTAGGCTGGTATAATACGAGCATGCAAAGAAAATATGAAGTAGCAATCGTCCTAAGTCCGGACTTGGAGGCAGTAGTAGCCAATAGTAAATCCAAGGTAGAGGCCAGTATTACGGAATTGGGTGGCAAGATCGTAGATGTCGATGAGTGGGGTAAGCGTCGGCTAGCTTATCCAATCAAAAAACATGAATGGGGTATATATTACTTCTTTTATGTCAAAATTGATCCCAAGGATATTTTGGAGCTAGAAACCAAGTTTCGTTACAACCAAGAGATTCTGAGATTCTTAGTAACCAGACAAGAGGAAAATAAGTAGTGTCTAGAAGCTTTAATCAAGCAATTGTTGTCGGCAATCTGACTAGAGATCCTGAGCTCAGGACTACTCCATCTGGCAAGACTGTAGTAGGATTTGGTATTGCTACCAATCGTAGCTGGAAGACTGATGCTGGTGAGCAGAGGGATGAAGTAGAATACCATGATATTGTTGTATGGGGTAAACTCGGTGAGATTTGTAATCAGTATCTCGGTAAAGGACGCAAAGCTATGGTAATCGGTAGGCTTCAGACTAGGAATTGGGAGGACAAAGATGGTAATAAGCGTCAAAAGACTGAAATCATTGCTAGTGATGTAACTTTTATGGACGGAGGTGGCCAATCAGCTAACCCCAGTGTCTCTAGTCCGTCTAGCCAATCTTCTAGTGTTGTTCAAGATATCGATGAAGGCAGTGAAGTTAATCTAGATGATATTCCATTTTAGTTAGTAAGATAGAGGAGAAGATATGAGTGATCAAGTAGATAATACCCAGGTACAAGTAGATGATCAGGTTTCTGATCAAGCTCAAATAGCAAGACAATCAGGAGATAAAGTTGATTATAAGGATATCAAGAATCTACAGAGGTACATAACCCCGACAGGCAAGATTGATACTCGACGTAGAGGTGTTACTTCCAAGCAACAAAAGAAGATAGCAGATGCTATTAAGCGTGCCAGACACTTGGCACTTTTGCCATACGTAGTAAATCAATAAGCATAGATGTATTCAATTACTGATCTCAGGAAGGATACTTTGATAGATTTGGATGGAATTCCTCATCGAGTGGTCGAATATCATCACGCTCAATTGGGTAGGGGCGGAGCAACAGTTCGAATCAAGGTCAAAAATCTCGCCACCGGTCAAGTACTAGATAGGACTTATAAAAATGATGAGAAGATTGCTCCAGCTGACGTAGTACGCAAAAAGATTCAATATTTGTATAGCGATCAAGAGAATGCTAGCTTTATGGATACAATTACTTTTGATCAATATCAGGTAGGGAAATCAGAGTCAGAGGATGTCCTGAAGTATTTCCCAGAAGGGGCAGAGCTGGAGGCTTATATTTATAATCAAGCAATTGTGAGTTTTGAATTGCCCAATAATACGATCCTCGAGGTGGTAGAAGCTCCAGGTGCTGATAAGGGCAATTCTGCTAGCGGTGCTACCAAGGTAGTCAAGATGGAGACAGGTATCAGTGTCAATGCACCCCTTTTTATCAAGGTAGGTGACAAGCTCAAGGTCGATACTCGTTCTGGTGACTATCTTCAGAGAGCCTAAGCCAAGTAAAAATCATTTTTCACCACTCTTGACATAGTCAACTATCATCAAAAGTCGCGGACAGTCCGCGACAATCTTAATCTGAGAGATAGCCAACAACCGCGGACAGTCCGCGACATTTTATAGGGTGTAATATCGGTTTAGCGTAGACTTTTTATCAGTAATAAAAAAGTGCAATTAATATCCAGTAAGCTCCTTGACTTATCGGGTATTAATTGCACTTTCAATATGTTCTGGCGGGCTCGACCGGATTCGAACCGGCGATCTCCTCCGTGACAGGGAGGCATGTTAGGCCTCTACACCACGAGCCCGCATAAAAACTCAACTATTATGAATAGTTGATAGAGTAAATCCTAACATGAATGCTAGGATTTGTCTATTGGATTATTGGTAAGACTCAAGGCTTAGTCTCAAACAAAGACTAGATAAGGGTGTGAGGTTTTGCCTATTGTGTTACAATCAAAATGATCTATAAAATGGAGGTATAGAATGATTAAGGGTTTCAATAAATATTTGCTATTAGGACTGCTTGGGGTTTTGGTAGTAGGGGGATTCTTCGTTGGTTCTGCTAGACCTGTTCAAGCTGAGGAAAAGTCTGATGATAGTCAGGGGGTAGATACAGTAGTCCTGGAAGGGCCAGTGGTTAAAGTAGGTCAAGAATTAGTGGTTGATCAATACATCAAAGGGGATTTAATAATAATGGCTAGGAAGGTTCAGATTACCGGGGTGGTAGAGGGTAGTGTTTATGGTATGGCAGAAACTGTAGATTTGGATGGTCAGGTAGAGGGCAACATGCATCTTCTGGCTAGAGATATTGATTATGCCGGAGAGGTACAGGGTAGTAGTTATAGTCTTGGTCAATATTTTACTATGCAAATAGGATCAATGATCGGTGGTTCTGTAATAGCTGCTGGAGAAGGTCTGGATATTCAGGGGAAGGTTAAGAATATTTTCTTTGCAGGCTCTAGATTATTATTAGGCGGTCAAGTTGACCAAGCAAATTTACGCGTAGATAGTCTGGAGATTATT of the Candidatus Saccharibacteria bacterium genome contains:
- the nusB gene encoding transcription antitermination factor NusB, which encodes MASNRHLARIVAMQALFELAFGLEIGLIQVGDQSSIKSIIDRSIDVYKMSVKDQEFCRDLYYGSIENLDALDQIIAPAAPEWPIGQISKVDLAILRLSVFELTTYDQITPYKVIINEAVEVAKSFGGENSSKFVNGVLATVYKEQIESKQGEDYVKTD
- a CDS encoding nucleoside-diphosphate kinase (catalyzes the formation of nucleoside triphosphate from ATP and nucleoside diphosphate) — translated: MIKPDGVKRGLSGEIIRRIETAGLKIVALKMMTADEDMIRKHYPMSDQAWVDRLGDKGLGTFEEYDLDPVEFLGTSDRSQVGRQVAETLVGYMTSGPVVCMVVEGVQAIDMIRKLAGHTLPFKAEMGTIRGDFSVDSPGVANVEGRAIHNLFHASENPTEAANEVALWFSEADKQKYFRVDESLMYSKHY
- the rpsF gene encoding 30S ribosomal protein S6 codes for the protein MQRKYEVAIVLSPDLEAVVANSKSKVEASITELGGKIVDVDEWGKRRLAYPIKKHEWGIYYFFYVKIDPKDILELETKFRYNQEILRFLVTRQEENK
- a CDS encoding RecX family transcriptional regulator; the encoded protein is MSPEEKKTLDKIVTWINYSPRFESEIISFCQKNQLDYTPGVHNALIESKLVDDNSLILAWTEEAIRIRHRSPLQLKQALTKKRLSSELIKLAIDSIEQIWIEQSLITQINLRNLENTPSTYQKLLRRGYSYQSIKLAFENSSPTN
- the rnc gene encoding ribonuclease III — its product is MIDKLKQDLHGLFADFGIKINNPDLIIRAFIHRSYLNENRGIDSEHNERLEFLGDAVLELVVTEYLYRKFSRDEGVLTNLRSALVKTETLSETVKDLGFSDYLLVSRGELKSGGRERTSLQANLYEAIVGAIYLDQGIDKAREFITTTLLSKLDQILSTKAYLDPKSHFQELSQQYFNITPTYQVLDESGPDHDKLFTVGIFVGDQKFGVGEGTSKQSAQQTAAEDGLKNLPKHKQSFKL
- the ssb gene encoding single-stranded DNA-binding protein, which produces MSRSFNQAIVVGNLTRDPELRTTPSGKTVVGFGIATNRSWKTDAGEQRDEVEYHDIVVWGKLGEICNQYLGKGRKAMVIGRLQTRNWEDKDGNKRQKTEIIASDVTFMDGGGQSANPSVSSPSSQSSSVVQDIDEGSEVNLDDIPF
- the rpmF gene encoding 50S ribosomal protein L32, which encodes MAVPKKQSSRSKVRRRRSHQAIKPEGLIVEPRTGQAVPRRLFRAINLGLVKLKK
- a CDS encoding leucine--tRNA ligase, coding for MQKYNPVELEKKWQKVWEETGIYATPDQPKKPYYCLVMFPYPSGNLHVGHWYNFALADSFARFQRMQGYDLLHPIGFDAFGLPAENAAIKRGLAADQWTTDNINQMKQQLKSIGAIYDWDRMINTSDPEYYRWTQWLFLQFYKSGQAYQAEALVNWDPVDQTVLANEQVIDGRGERSGALVEKKRLKQWFFKITDYADELLDELDNLDWHDNIKQMQRNWIGKSQGSQFGFTVEGKELMIEVFTTRIDTLAGATFLVLAPEHELVERIIDDQYRAKIKDYQKQVASMTNLDRIQSDNKDGVFTGAYAINPLTGKRMPIYIAEYVLPEYGTGAIMAVPGHDQRDHQFATKHGLEIIEVIDSNGLDLVDQAYEGDGKLINSGQFDELNQEDAKYQITEALAKTNQSKLVTNYRLKDWLISRQRYWGCPIPIIYCDSCGVVPVPEADLPVVLPLEQEFDNKIDSPLKRHPEYLQLECPECGGSQARRETDTLDTFVDSSWYFLRYADNHNSDRAFDISKVNAWMPVDHYIGGIEHAVMHLLYARYFTKALADLKLVGFREPFKRLTNQGTILGPDGQKMSKSKGNVVDPDQYVSQYGSDSVRIYLMFLGPFSQGGPWDDSRFEGITRFLTRLYSLVVDPYRAGEFESDQETELVQKLHATIKKLGEDLEELKFNTAIASLMELVNLMQDKKNQGVISSDIWHQSLRYLSLILAPITPHLAEEFWRHLGEEQSIHLQSWPAYDPDVIEQSELIIPIQINGKKRSEILVTQGLDREEVTKLVLDNARVRQLLEGREPDKIIVVPDRIVNIVLE
- a CDS encoding glycosyltransferase family 2 protein translates to MYKSLIKNQDGPDEDKQIEQTSQSEISPVFSDISTSSNYLPSITIIIPAYNEEKVIIQCLESIAKVEYQGLKVVVVDDGSRDQTAKLVRNFIDQHRLSPNPYKLEFYLLNQANQGKGAALNSVIFDYTDSEIVGCLDADSEIDPRAVTNAIRHFNLDNSIIAVSSYIDVIKKPSLFYWLQKIEYLIAFGLKKGITRANMDYLLPGPGSFFVRDSIIKIGGYDHDTITEDLGLSLKIVDSDLENKKLYFASDVITRTDPVSSWQDLYRQRKRWIRGWFQNLLRYRNLLLSTSKRHSWQLTVFYLPYLVISQFFGVFQISILFVTIMISLIAGNPWVLVLQIISIQALIFYFIFTDANILPSKERWKLSLGSFSVIGMLMGLNLLQAGITIGEYGRLLWSIVRPDVKDSGSWQHVSRS
- a CDS encoding NUDIX domain-containing protein, producing the protein MGRRLAKRFKITAIREYSSGGFVFRQNGQGDIDLLLIEDKRGRWSIPKGHIDPGETSEETALREINEETNLESLRLIELMDEIYFFYKIEGRFVHMTVFVYLLEAIKGFQEQIQVEDLEWITEVKWFSAKDAYHLIEYPDLKRLTKHAYKRITGKELVV